In one Balaenoptera acutorostrata chromosome 5, mBalAcu1.1, whole genome shotgun sequence genomic region, the following are encoded:
- the LOC102997240 gene encoding LOW QUALITY PROTEIN: catenin alpha-1-like (The sequence of the model RefSeq protein was modified relative to this genomic sequence to represent the inferred CDS: inserted 2 bases in 2 codons; deleted 1 base in 1 codon; substituted 2 bases at 2 genomic stop codons) — protein MTAVHAGNINVKWDPKSLEIRTLAVERLLEPLVTQVTTLVSTNRKGPSNKKXGRSKKAHVLAASVEQATENFLENRDKIAKESQFLKEELXAAVEDVRKQSDLMKSAAGEFVDGPFSSMERGNLVWAARALLSVVTRLLILVDMTDVYTLLVQLKVVEDSILKLRNAGTEQDLGIQYKALKPEVDKLNIMAAKRQQERKDMGHHDQMAAARGTLQKNVPILYTASQACLQHPDVAAYKANGDLIYKQLQQVVTGISSAAQATASAEASPHQGGGGGELAYALNNFDKQIIVDRLSFHKECFRPSLEESLESIISGAALMADSSCTRDDRHERIVAECNAVRQALQGLLSEFMGNAGHKERSDALNSAIDKMTKKTRDLHRQLRKAVMDHVSESFLETSVPLLALIEAAKNGNEKEVKEYAQVFSEHANKLTEFANLACSISNNEEGVKLVXMSASQLEALCPQVINAALALAAKPQSKLAQENMDPFKERWEKQVRVLTDAVNDITSIDDFLAVSENHILEDMNKCIIALQEKDVDGLDRTAGAIRGRAARVIHVVTSEVDNYEPGVYTEKVLEATKLLSSTVMPHSTEQXEAAMEALSSDLAQPMDENEFIDASRLVYDGIRDIRKAVLMIRTPEELDDLGFEMEDFDVRSRASVQTEDDQLIAGQSARAVMALLPQEQKAKIVEQVASFQEAKSKLDAEVSKWDDSGNGIIVLAKQMCMIMMEMTDFTRGKGPLKNTSGVISPAKKIAEAGSRMDKRGRTVADHCPDPACKQDLPAYLQCIALYCHRLNICSKVQAEVQSLGGELVVSGVDSAVSLIQAAKNLKNAVVQTVKASYAASTKYQKSQGMASHKLLAVSWKMKVPEKKPLEKRETQDETQTKIKRASQKKHVNPVQALSEFKAMFSI, from the exons ATGACTGCTGTCCACGCAGGCAACATAAACGTCAAATGGGACCCCAAAAGTCTAGAGATCAGGACTCTGGCAGTTGAAAGACTGTTGGAGCCTCTTGTTACCCAGGTTACAACCCTGGTAAGTACCAATAGGAAGGGGCCCTCTAATAAGAAGTGAGGTCGTTCTAAGAAGGCCCATGTTTTGGCTGCATCTGTTGAACAAGCAACTGAGAATTTCTTGGAGAACAGGGATAAAATTGCAAAGGAGAGTCAGTTTCTCAAGGAGGAGC TGGCTGCCGTAGAAGATGTTCGAAAACAAAGTGATTTGATGAAGAGTGCTGCTGGAGAGTTTGTAGATGGTCCCTTTTCTTCCATGGAGCGTGGCAACCTGGTTTGGGCAGCTCGAGCTTTGCTCTCTGTTGTTACCCGGCTGCTTATTTTGGTTGACATGACAGATGTCTACACATTACTTGTTCAGCTGAAAGTTGTAGAAGACAGTATCTTGAAACTGAGGAATGCTGGCACTGAACAGGACTTGGGAATACAGTATAAGGCCCTGAAACCTGAAGTGGATAAGCTGAACATCATGGCAGCCAAAAGACAACAGGAACGGAAAGACATGGGCCATCATGATCAGATGGCTGCAGCCAGAGGAACCCTGCAGAAAAACGTTCCAATCCTCTATACTGCATCCCAGGCCTGCCTACAGCACCCTGATGTCGCAGCCTATAAGGCCAACGGAGACCTGATATACAAGCAGCTGCAGCAGGTGGTCACAGGCATTTCTAGTGCAGCCCAGGCTACTGCATCAGCTGAGGCGTCCCCGCAccagggtggaggaggaggagaactgGCATATGCCCTCAATAACTTTGATAAACAAATCATTGTGGACCGCTTGAGCTTCCACAAGGAGTGCTTTAGGCCTTCCCTGGAGGAGAGCCTGGAAAGCATCATTAGTGGGGCTGCTCTGATGGCTGATTCATCCTGCACACGTGATGACCGGCATGAGAGAATCGTGGCAGAGTGTAATGCTGTCCGTCAGGCCTTGCAGGGCCTGCTCTCAGAGTTCATGGGCAACGCTGGGCATAAAGAAAGAAGTGATGCACTCAATTCTGCAATAGATAAAATGACCAAGAAGACCAGGGACTTGCATAGGCAGCTCCGCAAAGCTGTCATGGACCATGTTTCAGAATCATTTCTGGAAACCAGCGTTCCACTTTTAGCATTGATTGAAGCTGCAAAGAATGGAAATGAGAAAGAGGTTAAAGAATATGCCCAAGTTTTCAGTGAACATGCCAACAAATTAACCGAGTTTGCCAACTTGGCCTGTTCCATCTCAAACAATGAAGAAGGTGTAAAGCTTGTTTGAATGTCTGCAAGCCAGCTAGAAGCCCTCTGTCCTCAGGTTATCAATGCTGCATTGGCTTTAGCAGCAAAACCACAGAGTAAACTGGCCCAAGAGAACATGGATCCTTTTAAAGAACGGTGGGAAAAACAAGTCCGAGTTCTCACAGATGCTGTCAATGACATTACTTCCATTGATGACTTCTTGGCTGTCTCAGAGAATCACATATTGGAAGACATGAACAAATGCATCATTGCT CTCCAAGAGAAAGATGTGGATGGGCTGGACCGCACAGCTGGTGCAATTAGAGGCCGAGCTGCTCGGGTCATTCACGTGGTCACCTCAGAGGTGGACAACTATGAGCCAGGGGTCTACACAGAGAAGGTGCTGGAAGCCACCAAACTCCTCTCCAGCACAGTCATGCCACATTCTACTGAGC GTGAAGCGGCCATGGAAGCCCTCAGCTCGGACCTGGCCCAGCCCATGGATGAGAACGAGTTTATTGACGCCTCACGCCTGGTGTACGACGGCATCCGGGACATCAGGAAAGCGGTGTTGATGATAAGGACCCCCGAGGAGCTGGATGACTTGGGCTTCGAGATGGAAGACTTCGATGTCAGAAGCAGGGCAAGCGTCCAGACAGAAGACGATCAGCTGATAGCTGGCCAGAGTGCCCGGGCGGTCATGGCTCTGCTTCCCCAGGAGCAAAAAGCAAAGATTGTGGAACAGGTGGCCAGCTTCCAGGAAGCAAAGAGCAAGCTGGATGCCGAAGTGTCCAAGTGGGACGACAGTGGTAATGGCATCATCGTGCTGGCCAAGCAGATGTGCATGATCATGATGGAGATGACGGACTTTACCCGAGGTAAAGGACCGCTCAAAAACACATCAGGTGTGATCAGTCCCGCCAAGAAAATTGCTGAGGCGGGATCCCGGATGGATAAGCGTGGCCGTACCGTCGCAGACCATTGCCCAGACCCAGCCTGCAAGCAGGACCTGCCGGCCTACCTGCAGTGCATCGCCCTCTACTGCCACCGGCTCAACATCTGCAGCAAAGTCCAGGCTGAGGTGCAGAGCCTCGGCGGGGAGCTGGTCGTCTCCGGGGTGGACAGCGCCGTGTCCCTGATCCAAGCCGCTAAGAACTTGAAGAACGCTGTGGTGCAGACAGTGAAGGCATCCTACGCGGCCTCCACCAAATACCAGAAGTCCCAGGGGATGGCTTCCCATAAGCTCCTTGCTGTGTCGTGGAAGATGAAGGTGCCTGAGAAAAAGCccttggagaagagagagacacaggATGAGACACAGACCAAGATTAAGAGGGCAAGTCAGAAGAAGCACGTGAACCCTGTGCAGGCCCTCAGTGAGTTCAAAGCCATGTTCAGCATCTAA